Proteins encoded by one window of Musa acuminata AAA Group cultivar baxijiao chromosome BXJ2-9, Cavendish_Baxijiao_AAA, whole genome shotgun sequence:
- the LOC103997341 gene encoding cold-regulated 413 plasma membrane protein 2 translates to MTNEYLRMKTGYAPVGGDDLIQSDLKELGVAARKLANHALMVGGGLGVGTTFFKFLASFAAIYLLILDRTNWRTNMLTSLLIPYIFLSLPSVLFSLLRGEFGKWIAFIAVVLRLFFPRHFPDWLEMPGALILLLVVSPGFFAYTIRDGVVGVFICLAIGCYLLQEHIRASGGFRNSFTKSHGVSNSIGIILLLVYPIWRLVLHFL, encoded by the exons atgacgaaCGAGTACCTGAGGATGAAGACGGGCTACGCTCCCGTCGGCGGGGACGACCTGATCCAATCGGATCTGAAGGAGCTTGGGGTCGCCGCCAGGAAACTCGCCAACCACGCCCTCATGGTCGGCGGCGGGCTAGGCGTCGGCACCACCTTTTTCAAGTTCCTCGCTTCCTTCGCCGCCAT ATATCTGTTGATCCTTGATCGAACTAACTGGAGGACAAACATGTTGACTTCACTTTTAATTCCATATATCTTCTTGAGCCTGCCATCTGTACTATTTTCTTTACTGAG AGGGGAATTTGGAAAATGGATTGCATTTATTGCTGTTGTCCTGCGCCTTTTCTTCCCTCGGCATTTCCCAG ACTGGTTGGAAATGCCTGGAGCATTGATCCTCCTCCTGGTGGTTTCTCCTGGATTTTTCGCTTACACGATAAGAGACGGCGTCGTCGGCGTCTTCATATGTCTGGCCATTGGCTGTTACCTCCTTCAGGAGCACATCCGGGCGTCGGGTGGCTTTAGAAACTCATTCACAAAGAGCCATGGTGTCTCAAACAGCATTGGCATCATTCTCCTTTTGGTTTACCCTATCTGGCGCTTGGTCCTGCATTTTCTGTAG
- the LOC135623358 gene encoding RING-H2 finger protein ATL65-like, producing the protein MAFFRCFVPLPPTAEMTTMAAPPIAPSAAYEFAWGPSPVTTGGSEPNLPRITPDFSPPLIAMVAVVGTAFLIVLYARILSRQFRLLRRRWRRWRRRRRLLQSTAAASDLESPPPFGGAASFGSSSDLFLSPYGLDDAAIKALPVSLFSRAKAKQLAVTNRECAVCLLEFEDDDTLRTLPLCAHAFHMDCIDVWLRSHATCPLCRAAVLRHEAIFAPMRAARIRPSLDDILLVDPPPDPGGVAILPDPDPDPDPEITPAAASPLHTEDRFGPRDFLLKRSYSFGFERSLAAERMVLEASTASPWRYRQHRLGFWSKRWPSPFGGSYSASRAPRVFSFRSYRGAAAAATLAKSPAFFKRRGFFPLSSEPSGRLSTGAGPSSRRSRSMTSPSSLLLRPTPSSSLTFSSSRIRCGDPEALLSPDRLK; encoded by the coding sequence ATGGCCTTCTTCCGCTGCTTCGTTCCGCTTCCTCCCACCGCCGAGATGACAACGATGGCGGCGCCGCCCATCGCACCGTCTGCGGCATACGAGTTCGCGTGGGGGCCGTCCCCAGTCACCACCGGCGGCAGCGAGCCAAACCTGCCACGGATCACCCCCGACTTCAGCCCACCGCTCATCGCGATGGTGGCCGTCGTCGGCACCGCCTTCCTCATCGTCCTCTACGCCCGGATCCTCTCTCGACAGTTCCGCCTCCTCCGCCGTCGTTGGCGCCGATGGCGCCGGCGACGGCGGCTTCTTCAGTCCACGGCCGCGGCGTCCGACCTGGAGTCCCCTCCGCCCTTCGGCGGCGCCGCGTCCTTCGGTTCATCCTCGGACTTGTTCCTCTCACCCTACGGCCTCGACGACGCGGCCATTAAGGCCCTGCCCGTGTCCCTCTTCTCACGGGCCAAGGCCAAGCAGCTGGCCGTCACGAACCGCGAATGCGCGGTGTGCTTGTTGGAGTTCGAGGACGACGACACGCTCCGCACGCTGCCCCTGTGCGCACACGCCTTCCACATGGACTGCATCGACGTGTGGCTCCGCTCCCACGCTACCTGCCCCCTCTGTCGCGCCGCCGTGCTCCGCCACGAGGCTATTTTCGCCCCTATGCGCGCCGCCCGGATCCGCCCCAGTCTCGACGACATCCTCCTCGTGGACCCACCGCCGGACCCCGGCGGCGTGGCGATACTTCCGGACCCCGACCCGGACCCGGACCCGGAGATCACCCCTGCGGCAGCGTCCCCGCTTCACACCGAGGACCGCTTCGGCCCGCGGGACTTCCTCCTTAAGCGCTCCTACTCGTTCGGCTTCGAGCGGAGCCTGGCCGCGGAGCGCATGGTGCTGGAAGCGTCGACGGCGTCGCCATGGCGGTACCGCCAGCACCGGTTGGGCTTCTGGAGCAAGCGCTGGCCATCGCCGTTCGGGGGATCCTACTCCGCGTCGCGAGCACCGCGCGTCTTCTCCTTCCGCTCCTACCGCGGCGCCGCAGCCGCCGCAACCCTGGCCAAGTCCCCGGCCTTCTTCAAGCGTCGCGGTTTCTTCCCACTCTCGTCGGAGCCGAGCGGGCGGCTAAGCACCGGCGCTGGACCATCATCTCGCCGGAGCCGATCGATGACGAGTCCATCCTCCCTCCTCCTGCGCCCGACGCCGTCATCCTCCCTGACATTCTCCTCGAGCCGGATCCGGTGCGGGGACCCGGAGGCGCTGTTGTCCCCGGACCGGTTGAAGTAA
- the LOC135623938 gene encoding transcription factor BHLH089-like — protein sequence MYRNEASALENAAEDFLDTDWGPFSSLDQNVWLKETAGVFSHGGVPETTEIGASHDGTGQIARCSSFGTEKLPDMLGSIRTPSAASSEHQTWSRCTQKRRKEMSDWFAPSPQSSFDATQNANTEWHKDVPDDIVNSATKKDESKEYDCEQNADANSYNLDAKLAEESHQIVGVTKEDHVRSRAKRGQATNSHSLAERVRRERISERMRFLQNLVPGCGKITGKAVMLDEIINYVKSLQQQVEFLSMKLAAVHPEINLNVEQSLLKDCGSPAAPRYCSRLSTYQSNGWGSTPTGMIYPLAHNSGTSISQIPSMAQASILWDAELHNVLHMHFNSDPPSRTQ from the exons ATGTACAGAAACGAAGCTTCTGCACTGGAAAATGCTGCTGAAGATTTTCTTGATACTGACTGGGGTCCCTTTTCATCACTGGATCAAAATGTATGGCTGAAAGAGACAGCTGGTGTTTTCTCTCATGGAGGTGTCCCAGAGACCACAGAGATCGGTGCTTCTCATGATGGGACTGGGCAAATTGCAAGGTGTTCATCCTTTGGCACTGAGAAGCTCCCTGACATGCTTGGTTCCATCCGGACTCCATCTGCTGCAAGCAGTGAGCATCAAACCTGGAGCAGGTGTACACAGAAGAGAAGGAAGGAGATGTCGGATTGGTTTGCTCCGAGTCCACAATCCTCATTTGATGCAACTCAA AATGCCAATACTGAATGGCACAAAGATGTTCCAGATGACATTGTAAATAGTGCAACTAAGAAAGATGAGAGCAAGGAATATGACTGTGAGCAAAATGCAGATGCCAACTCCTATAATCTCGATGCTAAACTTGCCGAGGAGTCCCACCAGATTGTTGGTGTGACCAAAGAAGATCATGTTCGCTCTCGAGCCAAGCGGGGTCAAGCCACAAATAGTCACAGTCTTGCAGAAAGA GTTCGTAGGGAAAGGATTAGTGAAAGGATGAGGTTTCTTCAAAATCTTGTTCCAGGGTGCGGCAAG ATTACTGGTAAAGCAGTAATGCTTGATGAAATTATCAACTATGTCAAGTCACTCCAACAGCAAGTTGAG TTCCTGTCGATGAAGCTTGCGGCGGTTCATCCAGAAATTAATTTGAATGTGGAGCAGAGTCTTCTGAAAGAT TGTGGAAGTCCAGCTGCTCCTAGGTACTGTTCAAGATTAAGCACCTACCAGTCTAATGGATGGGGAAGCACACCGACAGGAATGATCTACCCACTTGCACACAATTCAGGGACTAGCATCTCTCAGATTCCCTCCATGGCTCAG GCATCAATTCTGTGGGATGCTGAGCTCCACAATGTTCTCCATATGCACTTCAATTCAGATCCCCCATCCAGAACCCAATAG
- the LOC103997339 gene encoding uncharacterized protein LOC103997339 isoform X1 yields the protein MEKLRLDLMKEAEAVCTEDDELYEEIEAPKFVDFTVPDRFRPDDRSWFCTRVGCDQTHEEVDPEALYRTFLLRVMAARSPNVRHRKALGRPASSLIPRCPQSAPAKSSKSRITRSSTMIAVPESTAKSKLKDHPISSLRSTPSRDKAKPQHCPMKEALTEPRRQRCLTNREGFRSVRHQKEPVPVVKNKAVVRSLFDDTTKERPLRTTTPSKSTAPPVSEDRPETRKLKVGSRMKNVPSRYLCIPKTPMSSKRAEDSAKSLNRAKETKVSTKLKTEPSSKICDPSEHQEISRDGSSDMETDGKLSNLCVAATNVEEPLPSLVAGLESLQLAKADSTSLHSSTMENCEKVTENEVPLPHASSKRSASEAGNEENSTELDDNKENASDTNKGRVLNSNAKRDASEDFKSAASENVPPKVLRPQINSSDRVGKHKRTTNPKPFRLRIDERGILKEANQERRLRIEAQAQKQAESTLRTKALVGKEKIAEKPQSRLLKVASSKQTLEDGSVTALRKAPVSQTGRENCKTTSPAVATLKGKRPAATVAREPNFHRIHLPKGCSKRVEVQQS from the exons ATGGAGAAGCTCCGGTTGGATCTGATGAAGGAAGCAGAAGCCGTCTGCACTGAGGACGACGAACTGTACGAGGAGATCGAGGCCCCCAAGTTCGTCGATTTCACCGTCCCCGACCGATTCCGGCCGGACGACCGCTCCTGGTTCTGCACCCGCGTCG GTTGTGATCAGACTCACGAGGAAGTTGATCCTGAAGCTCTGTACAGAACCTTTCTGCTTCGG GTCATGGCGGCAAGAAGCCCCAATGTGCGACATCGAAAAGCATTAGGTCGACCAGCTTCAAG TTTAATCCCGAGATGTCCTCAATCTGCTCCCGCAAAGTCCTCCAAGAGTAGGATTACGAGATCGAGCACTATGATTGCAGTCCCAGAAAGCACGGCAAAGTCAAAACTGAAGGACCATCCAATCTCGAGcttgagatcaaccccaagccgaGACAAGGCAAAACCGCAGCATTGCCCGATGAAGGAGGCATTAACAGAGCCAAGAAGGCAAAGGTGTCTCACCAACCGAGAGGGATTTCGGAGCGTGAGGCATCAAAAGGAACCAGTTCCTGTGGTGAAGAATAAGGCCGTGGTGAGGTCTCTATTTGACGATACAACCAAGGAAAGGCCTCTGAGGACGACTACTCCATCCAAGTCCACTGCTCCCCCTGTATCAGAGGATCGTCCCGAGACGAGAAAGCTTAAAGTAGGCAGTCGTATGAAGAACGTGCCCAGCAGGTATCTCTGCATACCGAAAACTCCAATGAGTTCTAAGAGAGCTGAAGATTCTGCAAAGAGTTTGAATAGAGCTAAAGAAACTAAAGTTAGTACAAAGTTGAAAACCGAGCCCTCTTCGAAGATATGTGATCCGTCAGAGCATCAAGAAATCAGCCGTGACGGCTCAAGTGACATGGAAACTGATGGAAAATTGAGCAACCTCTGTGTCGCAGCAACTAATGTTGAAGAGCCTCTTCCATCTCTGGTTGCGGGATTAGAGTCTCTGCAATTAGCTAAAGCGGACTCCACAAGCTTGCATAGCTCAACAATGGAGAATTGCGAGAAAGTTACAGAGAATGAGGTTCCTCTGCCTCATGCTTCCAGCAAAAGATCAGCTAGCGAGGCAGGAAATGAAGAAAATTCTACTGAGTTGGATGATAATAAGGAAAATGCTTCAGACACCAACAAAGGAAG AGTTCTGAATTCAAATGCCAAAAGGGATGCGAGCGAGGACTTTAAGTCTGCAGCTAGTGAGAATGTTCCCCCAAAG GTACTTCGACCTCAAATCAACTCCTCTGATAGAGTAGGAAAGCATAAGAGAACGACAAACCCGAAGCCTTTTAGACTTAGAATTGAT GAAAGGGGAATTCTTAAGGAAGCAAATCAGGAGAGAAGGCTTCGGATTGAAGCTCAAGCTCAGAAGCAAGCTGAATCGACTCTCAGAACGAAG GCATTAGTTGGCAAAGAGAAAATAGCCGAaaaacctcagagcaggcttctcAAGGTGGCATCATCGAAGCAAACACTCGAGGATGGAAG TGTGACAGCACTGAGGAAAGCACCAGTTTCACAAACAGGAAGAGAAAACTGCAAGACCACAAGTCCTGCAGTCGCGACGTTGAAGGGGAAAAGGCCAGCAGCAACAGTCGCAAGAGAGCCAAACTTCCACAGGATCCATCTACCAAAGGGTTGCTCCAAAAGGGTAGAGGTACAGCAGAGCTGA
- the LOC103997339 gene encoding uncharacterized protein LOC103997339 isoform X2: MEKLRLDLMKEAEAVCTEDDELYEEIEAPKFVDFTVPDRFRPDDRSWFCTRVGCDQTHEEVDPEALYRTFLLRVMAARSPNVRHRKALGRPASSLIPRCPQSAPAKSSKSRITRSSTMIAVPESTAKSKLKDHPISSLRSTPSRDKAKPQHCPMKEALTEPRRQRCLTNREGFRSVRHQKEPVPVVKNKAVVRSLFDDTTKERPLRTTTPSKSTAPPVSEDRPETRKLKVGSRMKNVPSRYLCIPKTPMSSKRAEDSAKSLNRAKETKVSTKLKTEPSSKICDPSEHQEISRDGSSDMETDGKLSNLCVAATNVEEPLPSLVAGLESLQLAKADSTSLHSSTMENCEKVTENEVPLPHASSKRSASEAGNEENSTELDDNKENASDTNKGRDASEDFKSAASENVPPKVLRPQINSSDRVGKHKRTTNPKPFRLRIDERGILKEANQERRLRIEAQAQKQAESTLRTKALVGKEKIAEKPQSRLLKVASSKQTLEDGSVTALRKAPVSQTGRENCKTTSPAVATLKGKRPAATVAREPNFHRIHLPKGCSKRVEVQQS, encoded by the exons ATGGAGAAGCTCCGGTTGGATCTGATGAAGGAAGCAGAAGCCGTCTGCACTGAGGACGACGAACTGTACGAGGAGATCGAGGCCCCCAAGTTCGTCGATTTCACCGTCCCCGACCGATTCCGGCCGGACGACCGCTCCTGGTTCTGCACCCGCGTCG GTTGTGATCAGACTCACGAGGAAGTTGATCCTGAAGCTCTGTACAGAACCTTTCTGCTTCGG GTCATGGCGGCAAGAAGCCCCAATGTGCGACATCGAAAAGCATTAGGTCGACCAGCTTCAAG TTTAATCCCGAGATGTCCTCAATCTGCTCCCGCAAAGTCCTCCAAGAGTAGGATTACGAGATCGAGCACTATGATTGCAGTCCCAGAAAGCACGGCAAAGTCAAAACTGAAGGACCATCCAATCTCGAGcttgagatcaaccccaagccgaGACAAGGCAAAACCGCAGCATTGCCCGATGAAGGAGGCATTAACAGAGCCAAGAAGGCAAAGGTGTCTCACCAACCGAGAGGGATTTCGGAGCGTGAGGCATCAAAAGGAACCAGTTCCTGTGGTGAAGAATAAGGCCGTGGTGAGGTCTCTATTTGACGATACAACCAAGGAAAGGCCTCTGAGGACGACTACTCCATCCAAGTCCACTGCTCCCCCTGTATCAGAGGATCGTCCCGAGACGAGAAAGCTTAAAGTAGGCAGTCGTATGAAGAACGTGCCCAGCAGGTATCTCTGCATACCGAAAACTCCAATGAGTTCTAAGAGAGCTGAAGATTCTGCAAAGAGTTTGAATAGAGCTAAAGAAACTAAAGTTAGTACAAAGTTGAAAACCGAGCCCTCTTCGAAGATATGTGATCCGTCAGAGCATCAAGAAATCAGCCGTGACGGCTCAAGTGACATGGAAACTGATGGAAAATTGAGCAACCTCTGTGTCGCAGCAACTAATGTTGAAGAGCCTCTTCCATCTCTGGTTGCGGGATTAGAGTCTCTGCAATTAGCTAAAGCGGACTCCACAAGCTTGCATAGCTCAACAATGGAGAATTGCGAGAAAGTTACAGAGAATGAGGTTCCTCTGCCTCATGCTTCCAGCAAAAGATCAGCTAGCGAGGCAGGAAATGAAGAAAATTCTACTGAGTTGGATGATAATAAGGAAAATGCTTCAGACACCAACAAAGGAAG GGATGCGAGCGAGGACTTTAAGTCTGCAGCTAGTGAGAATGTTCCCCCAAAG GTACTTCGACCTCAAATCAACTCCTCTGATAGAGTAGGAAAGCATAAGAGAACGACAAACCCGAAGCCTTTTAGACTTAGAATTGAT GAAAGGGGAATTCTTAAGGAAGCAAATCAGGAGAGAAGGCTTCGGATTGAAGCTCAAGCTCAGAAGCAAGCTGAATCGACTCTCAGAACGAAG GCATTAGTTGGCAAAGAGAAAATAGCCGAaaaacctcagagcaggcttctcAAGGTGGCATCATCGAAGCAAACACTCGAGGATGGAAG TGTGACAGCACTGAGGAAAGCACCAGTTTCACAAACAGGAAGAGAAAACTGCAAGACCACAAGTCCTGCAGTCGCGACGTTGAAGGGGAAAAGGCCAGCAGCAACAGTCGCAAGAGAGCCAAACTTCCACAGGATCCATCTACCAAAGGGTTGCTCCAAAAGGGTAGAGGTACAGCAGAGCTGA